Below is a window of Poecile atricapillus isolate bPoeAtr1 chromosome 2, bPoeAtr1.hap1, whole genome shotgun sequence DNA.
TTCCATTCGCAAAATAAGGCTGCAAATTTCAAGTCCCACTCAGCTCTGTTACGACGGTGCATTTTTGTCTGAGGGTCGTTCTCCTGCTTTGAAGGGTGAGATTTTGGAGCGGTGCGGGGGAGGTGCTGCTCTCCCTGTTAGACATAGGAAGGGGAAAGTTCGCTATTTCCAGCTAATGGGGAAGGAAGTTTAATCAGCACCGTGAGACGGAGCGGTTCCCTGGAGCACGGGGAGGAAAGGGCTGGCCGGGGTTGGAGACACCCCGCGGGGGCGTTGGCAGGAGGGGAGGCATGTCCCTCCACTCCCGCGCGGCCAGCTCCCGGCGGGATCCGGGCTGCCGGGCTCAGCCCGCTGCCGCAAGCCGGGAGAGGGGGCGCGAAGCCCCGCGGAGCGGCCCGAACCTTAGGACTGACTCTCGCTCTGGGCTCGGGAAAAGGAGGCAGACCCCCGTCGTTCCCCCActcctccttcttcccttccccctctcccctgcCAAACACTTGCATCCCGAAAAGCCGCGGGCCTTTGCGTCTGTGGCCACTCCGCGCCGCACCGTCCCTTAAGGAAGAGCTCGGCCGCCCCTTCAGCACAAAGACGGAGCTCCTGGGCTGCGGGGACCGCGGCGGCGAGGGCTGGGCCGGGGACGGCCACTCCGCGCCCCTCCGCGGGGCTGctccgccggggccggggccaaAGGGACggcagcgcccggcccggccctgcgGACTCTCCCCGCAGCCGGCGGAGCGGGCGGCGGCTGCACTCGTGGGGCAGAGCGGCTCCCGGCAGTCCCACCGGGGCTGGGAAGGTCGGGGCAAGAAACGCCCAGCCCTCGGCCCGCCGCCTCCGTGCTCCTCGTTTTCCACAGCgggggagctgggagggccCCGGCAGCGGTAGGAAAGGGAAAGTTTGCGGTGCCGCCCCGGCGGTGCGATGCTCTCTCGGTCCCGACGCGGTTCGGGCGAGCCCAGCCACGTCGGGGAACTGGACAACACCGCAAGCAGGGCACAGCGGTGACAGTCCGCCTCCCTTAAGGCGGCCGGGTCCCTCGCAGAGTCCTTTGTCTCCCGCTGCACCTTCCACCCCTCTcaaggggaaaaggagaagaagagaggaaaaaatccctTCCTCTAATCATTGTTTATCACAATGATCATAATGGCAAAAGCTCATTTTGGTCCTTTcgtgtgtgtgtcccctgtgtccccacctCGTCCCTCTCCCCCTGTTTCCCCCCCGATGCGTTTCCTTCGGTCCCCACCGAAACGGGAGGATGGAAGTTTTGACAACCTACAAGACACTCGGTTTCCTCCTAACCCCCTCCCCCGCTCGGGGGCGAGGGCTGGGGGTCCTCTGTGCCCCTCGGCATACATGTTGTGGCTGTTGATTTGCGGGATTATTTATTTCCAGTATTCCGAGAACTGTCGCAATGCCTATGATAATTGTCTCTGAGTGTCAATCCCTCGGCAGGGCATCAGGAGGAGAAAGGGCGGCGGGGAGGATCGCATCGCTGCGggtcttttattttattttttcccccctcctttttttatttttttattttttttactaaagATCCTTCTGGGAAGTACTGCTAGGAGCCTTTTGACTTTCAGCAAAGTTGAGCATATGTGTTCGTGTATGAGTGGCGTTTGTGGGCTGCTGTAGAGAGATcgcatttatttatttatttatctgtctttttttttttctttttttttttttttcctattcttttctttcttttctttttgtagtgGTAAATTGTTACATGTCGCCTGGCTGCAAAGCCCCCTTTTCCTCTCACGGCCACTCTCGTTTGTTCCTGAGTCCAACGACGACAAGGGGGACTCAATGttaaaggtggaaaaaaaaccagcaacacAGTTGTTTTTGTTAAAAGGGGACACACTAAGGCTGCGAAACAGCAAAACCCCAATGTTGGACAGCTGTAAAATCGTGTAGACAGGTTGTCATACAGCAGTGGGGGCTTTTCTGAAAGGAGCCCATTGCTAAACATTAAATACACTcggagcagagcacagcagctgcgcggacacacgcacacacacacacacacacacacgcacacgcAGCTCCGAGCCGAGCggcccgggctgggctgcgcaCCACGTGCTGCGCCgaggggggcggcggggcgggcggggggcgcggggcggcgcTTCCAGCTCAAGTGGGTGCCAATCAAAACATCAACTTCAAATTGTATCTGAAAGATCAGCCTAGGACCTAAGGGCAGACACATCAGTTGGAGCTCAATTGTTGATCAGATCACATCTAAGGGATTTAGGAGCACAGAAGAGCCGAGATTTGAGGAAAGACACCCCACTGAATCCTGCcacactcctcctcctcctcctccatacCTAGGGTGCAATatatttcacagaaagaaatcagaacgaaaaaaagaaaattaccgGCTCGATTTCTTTTCTCTCGCCCTGCCTGACTCCAGTAAAgagggggggaagaaaaaagaaagagagagagagagagagagagagagagagagagatccAGAGAAGCCCGGGTTTGTTCCGCTCCCCTCCCCGGCTCTTCAGCAggctccctcctccccctttccttttttttttttttttttttttggtataattccttcccccccctccccccctccttccccctcctcttttttttttatatctctgccgcttctgctgctgccgccagtgctgccgccgccgcctctGTGCCCCGGAGATGTCCTTCCCCCAGCTGGGCTACCCGCAGTATCTCAGCGCCAGCCAGGCCGTGTACGGGAGCGACCGGCCCGGGGTGctggccgccgccgccgcagccgccgccgccgccgctgccgcctcGGGCCGGCCCGCGGGCGCCGAGCTGGGCAGCGGCTCGGCCGCTGTCACCTCGGTGCTGGGCATGTACGCCAGCCCCTACAGCGCCCCCAACTACAGCGCCTTCCTGCCCTACACCGCCGACCTCGGCCTCTTCTCCCAAATGGTGAGTGAGCACCGCGCTGCCCCCCGCGCTTGCCCCGGCCCGCCGAGAGCGGCCGCGGAGGTCGGGGGAGCCGGGGGAGCCGGGGGCGGGCGGAGGCTGCGGAGCCCAGCtcggggggcggcggggaggCTGCGGTGGCGGCTCACGCCCGGCGCGGGGTCCGCCGTGGAGAGGGAAGCGTGGCTGTCGACGGGTCTGCGGGGTAGAGGGGGCTGGCGGTCGCGGGCTCCGTCTGCAAGCGAAGCCCCCCATCCTCGTCGTAGCTCCAGCCGGGCAAAACTCCTCCGAGTTTTTCTTGGCAGTGGCAGAGCTCCTGCCTCCCTATTGTCGGCTTTCCCTAGCAACTCggctattttttgttttcttttctttctttgttgttATTGGTGGTGTTGTTGACGGGTGATATTGTCGGTCCTGCTGTTTCACTGGGCTTTCCAGCGcgcttctctttcctcttggtACTTTTCTTTGCCGCTGAGCAATAAATAGGTTCCGTCCGAAAGGCCAAAGTCTCGGTACCTGGGGCGTCCGTATATTTCAAGGCATTTTCCTTAAGCCTTGAAAATGTCCCGTTCTGTTCCTTGAACTTTTCGTACTCTGATTATGGCGGGTATCATAGATGGGATTTGCATGAAGCGAAAGAGGGCATCCACATCCCATTACAGGCATCGAGGCAGAAACGCATATCGGCGTTAATTCTAAGAGAAATTGTCACCACCCAGACTGTCCTCGAGATTAATTTCACGTTTTCTTAAGAATGTAACAGTTAGaaagtgaaacattttttttttcttttttaaactgtttttatatCTGGTGTAGTTTCGAAAACGAAACGTTTTCGTTGCTAGCATTACCAAAATTCTCGGCGGTGCTACGCTTAGGttccatttaattttctaaatattcCTATTTTCTCTCCCCCCTGACACATAAAAGTGTGAATATTTATAACCGAATGCATGCAATACATAACTTTTTAGGGTTTTTAATACATATGATGTAtacaaatagaaaaatacacTGTTGAACAAGGGAGAGCATCTGAAAACAGATCATTTTTGTACTGTGAACATTTCGTATAAAGTCACTTTTAACACTGTGcatttcctatttattttttttttaaccttgaTTTTGGAAATGCAGTAAAAGTTGAGACAGAAGCAATGAGTGATTTACAAGTGGCTTCTTCAAAAGAATTCCCAACAGAGTTTACACAAAAATATCATTTCAGCAACAATAACAAAAGACAGCAGAATAAAGGAAGTGCAGAAAGCCTACTCTGTAACACATTACAAAAATTACATCGGGCTACTCTTTGTGTATAAGCGGTGTccatgaaattaaaatacatgATCCTTCTTAACTGTTTGACAAAGTTAAATTAGTTTCTTTGCAAACATTTTGAAGAGGTCCGTTTCTAAGGCTGACATAAATTATGACATAGTAATATGAAGAATACATTTCTGgactaggcaaaaaaaaaagaaaaaaaaaagaaaaagaaaaaaaggcgAGATCATAATAGAAGAAATAAAGATAGAAAACTGCTTAAAATGTTAGCTATTTTGGAACAGTTCCCATTCGTACTTTCCTACGTTCCTGTATTTTATTACAGTGATTAACCCTGGCggtgatattttgaaataaattctaAATACCTGAACATTTGTGAATCAAGAACTAAAATATTAGGTTAATATGTGGACAATTTGCGGTAATAATGGGGCCTAATGAGGTTGCTAGAAAGATAAAATGTTATTTACCAAAACACCTGATGGGATAATTTGACTTGCTGTGTTTTACTACTGATGATAAAAAGAATATTGATTGCAAATAAATCACCGTCTCTAAACGCTTGTAAACAACTTGTGTTTACTCTGGCCAGATCAAAGTAAAACTTATGAGATAAAGTGTCTACATAACCATATTCTACAATGCGTGGATCAGTTTTCATTTCACAGTTTAAAGGCTCTTCTAACAGTTAGAAGTTAATGTTTTACTCCAGAACCTTGGTGTATGATTTGGGGAGCGGGGATGGTGCTGTTGGCATATGTGTGGAAAATCTTTCACATCGTAAGTCTCTTCATACTGAAGTTGTGCATTCATTTCCCTAGTCTCGTTTCACTAGGAGCAAAAGTAAAGAACGCTCTGCATGCATTTCTAACACCCTCCTGGATACTCTGCAGATAAATGCGGCACTGTGCACGGGCATTAGTTTGTAACTGCGATGTAGTACCTGTTCTATGTGCCTGATAATTTCAAGGGCACAGTAAATTGTCTCGCCGAGGCGAAGGCGAAGTTGTTGCGTTTCCGtcgtttggtttggtttgtggAGAAAATATTCATAACGTCTGTCAAGTGGGTGCGatctctctttcctttccctgtaAGAAGGGGGAATCATTTGGGAATGCCTCTCTGTAAGAGAGCCTGGAAAAGTGAAGAGCCTGGAGCGGGCAGGGCCGAATTTGGCTGTGAAGACCCTTTGCACCGCTGAAAGGCGTGTTCCGGCTCCCGGAGTAGCCTATTCAGGTCTGTTAGAGACGCTAACGAGATAATTGATGTGCTTTTTCCTCTCCGCTTGTCTGAATGTGTTGCAGGGCTCCCAGTACGAGCTGAAAGATAATCCGGGTGTCCACCCTGCTACCTTTGCTGCCCACACTGCCCCCGGCTATTATCCCTACGGACAGTTCCAATACGGGGACCCGGGGCGGCCCAAAAATGCCACCCGCGAGAGCACAAGCACCCTCAAGGCCTGGCTCAACGAGCACCGCAAGAACCCTTATCCCACCAAGGGCGAGAAGATCATGCTGGCCATCATCACCAAGATGACCCTCACCCAGGTCTCCACCTGGTTCGCCAACGCCCGCCGGCGGCTCAAGAAGGAGAACAAGGTGACCTGGGGCTCCAGGAGTAAGGACCAAGAAGATGCAAACCTCTTTGGAAGCGACAATGAGGGGGACCCCGAGAAGAATGAAGATGATGAGGAAATTGACCTGGAGAGCATAGATATAGATAAAATTGATGAGAATGATGGGGAGCAGAGCaacgaggaagaggaggagaagccCGAGCTCCTGAGACAAAGCAGTGAAGAGGAGCACTTAGAAAAGGAGAAGGATTTGGCACTGTCAGGGGCTGAAGGGCTGAAACCCAAAGATGCACTGGCCATGGTGAAGGAGGCCTCTGACAATAGCACGAGAATCATCAGTCCTGGGGGACCGAACAATTTACAGATGCCATCTCACAGCAAACCCAAGATTTGGTCTTTGGCAGAGACGGCAACCAGTCCTGATGGTGCCCTGAaatcttctcctcctcctccccctcctccccaggtTAACCACACTTCTTCTCAGATTCAGCACCCTGCTTTTCTCCCTAGCCATGGACTCTATACATGCCAGATTGGCAAATTTCACAACTGGACAAATGGGGCTTTCCTCACTCAGAGTTCCCTTCTAAATGTGAGGTCCTTTTTGGGAGTAAATCACCACCATGCTGCTCATCACAATCACCACATCCAGGCCCAGCAACAGTCTTCTGTTTTAACAGCAACCCTGGGAGCTCTAAGCAGTGAAAAACCTTCAGAGAGGACCAGTCCCAAACACATAGGTAATTAATGTATCAGGCTTCCACCTCTCCCTCCACCCCCCAACACATGCCCATGAACTTCTCCTCGAGGAATGGTGTCACACTGGTGTAACTGATTGCTTTTAATGGAGCTGCAGTTTACTCTAGCGTTGGTTTCCGGCCCCCTACCCAGCGTGTTGGTCACATACATTAAGCACGTTTCATGTGGCCTATTACATCCTCACCCTATACGCCCATCGAGTAAGATGAAAATTCAGGAAGAGCGCAGTGAAACGTATAGGTTTgagctttcctttcctttcctctttcatgACCCTCATCTCCCAATAATTTCAATGACAGTAAAAAATGTGTCAAGGAAAGCTTGCAGACTACTTAAATACTGAAAGTAGAGTAGTATAGTGCTGTACACATATACACATGCATCTGTACATGTCTGAACAGGAGGGTGAGAGGGAAGTGTGTTCTCTGCATAGTGTCCAGATTCTTACTGTTGTTATTCTAAAATGGTTCTCCtgtttttgtttggcttttttttttttttttttggtttgttttttttttgtctccttctagaaagagaaaatgtacCAAGAACTGACTCCCCAACCCAGCCGCTAAAATCACCCTTCCAGCCTGTCCGTGACAAgtgagtttgtttgtttgttttcactgtAAGAATGTTACTTATGTGGAGCAGAGCGTTTGAATAATAAAGGCTAATTGTAACACCTAATCATCACCATAATAATAATACCTACAGACAATGAGAACAGCACAGGAGTTGCTCTAATCTTTCCAAACTTAGACTAAATTGCAATTGTACATAGCCAGACTGTAACTTTTCTAAAACTTAACAGATCTCAAAGATCTTGTGTTAATTACACCAGAGACAATGATTTTTGTGCGATTCTCTATTACTAAGATATTATAGCAATAGACAGGtaattaagaaaaatacctctttCTGAAAGAATGTTacgtcttttttttttttttttttcctcctcccttcctcccctgcagCTCTTTGGCTCAGCAAGAGGGAACACCGAGAATTTTAACAGCTCTCCCTTCTGCTTGATTAAATGATTTGGTGAAAAAATGTTACAGAGACTGGTATTAaggacagaaagagtgaaaaaaaaggaaacggTATAAACAACTCCCATCAATCTCTTTTTGCAATAAGGTGGTGCAAATCCATAAAAGCATTACACAAATCTGTAGATGGATCCCCTTCCTCATTGTACCATTTCAGATCGTGTTATTCTAACCATTCTTGGATTATTTGTTTGGTAAATGTTTTCCATgtgtttgtggttttctttattctgtATATAGAGTGATTTCAGATTGTAAATAACACGTCAGCAAAACTTGTCTAAATCATATATTTTTGTCTAATAAACTAAATGAAATTATGAGCTCTCTTCAGGTATGTATTCTGTTGCTACAGATCTTATACATATATTACAAATCCATTCAAACATTTATAATTTGCTCTCCAAAAAGTCAAGTCTCCTTCTTTAGGTAACTGAAACTTAAAGTAGCAAATCCGAAGTATTTTGCTGAAAACAAGCTGCGAGCTTCCTTTCTCATTCACACAAATTTACCAAGCTGAGTGAAGCTGGCTCAGTAATATTAAAGCGTGCCTTAGTAatattaaagttatttttttcaattgtgGTGATTGAGATGTGTTCTGTAGTACCCACTTTCCGGACATAAATGGACCTGACTTCCACTTATGCTACAAAATAGTTTCTTAAAACTGAAAGGGACAAGTTTTCTCACAGTTCCCTAGTGTATAACTTTGCTGTCCAAACTGGTTGCTAAATTGGATCAAGAGCTTTAGTGCTTTGGTATACATTCCTActcaagatgaaaaaaaaaaaaaaaatatcatagtttaggaaaaataattatttgtagcGATACGTGCCTTGAATAAACACAGAGGAAATATAACAGTGAAAGATATTTTCCTGTGAGATTAAATACAATCttaggaagaagaagaagaagaaaaaatgtcagCTCTTGCTTATCTTAGAAATCCTAGAAGAAAGTTTTGCAATTCCGATCTGCTGGTTGAAAATAGACTGAGAGACAGGATCTATCGTTTTATAAAGACATTAATCTTCCAACGAGGGTCCGTTAAAATGTGTAATATTTTtagtgtttatttctttttttttcttttaaatgagaACACTAAATGAGCATTGAGGTGCTAATAAGATACCAGATGGTTGTTGATGgtggaaaatggaaagaagcagctgggaaagtCATTAAGAAATAATGCGGTGACGCCCTATCCAAACTAAGCCAACCTCAAACCAGGACTTGTCGGAAACAAGATgagattttcaaataaaatattaataaaattcttGTCAGAGATCAGAATATTGATCTTGATTTAGCTGCAAAATCATCTCAATCAAAGAGCAGCCTCGGCAAACTATGGCTTAGAGATCTGTTGGCAAAGCGGTGGAGGCTGTGTGCTCctacattttgcatttttctgatgGAGCAGAGAAACAGGTCAGGCAAAATAGATTTTGTGTGGAATATCTGAAGGAGAGTCTCTGGAAAGAGGCTAATGTTGACATCCTGCAGTTCCTAGCATACCATCAAATAGTTTGTATTTTGGCTTTCAGTTGTtatggtgtattttttttttccctcttctcaaATCACAGACAGTCTCGCATTGGTAATTGTTGGTAACTGTTCCAACAAAAGAGAACACTGCACTTTTTACCAAACTAGAGTAATTTAGCCTTCGGGGAAAGGGAAGAcgtatttaaaaataaaaaaagaaagaaaaaaagtcttcgAGCTTGTAGACCTTAACGGTGCGTCAGGTCACTGCTGATGTAAACCTGATGCAATTGCTGTCTCTTTCATATCAATTCAGATGAAATCGCCTCAGTCCCGCACCGGCCGCCCCGGTTCCCAAATTCCTCTCGGGGGAGGCGGCCGTCCTCGAGCAACCCGGCCGTCCGGGGTGCCGCTGCCGCCGGGGACCGAGCGCTTTGCTGTCACGGTCCGGCTCCGCTCCTCCAAGGTGGAGACGGCACCTAAAAGGCGCGCCGGGATGCTCTGGGCGCGGCGGAGCGAGCGCGGCGCTGCCGAACTGTCCTggggggagcggagcgggggTTCCCGTGTGGCACAGGAACCTCAGCAGGGACTCGGGCTGTGGGGAGCGGAGGAGAGCGAGCGTGTGCCGACTGGTCTGTCCGCCTGTCAGCGGGCACCCGGCTCCCGAGCGGTTCCGAGCGGTTCCGAGCGGAGCCGCGGGCCGCGCTTTGGGCAGGCTCGCAGCGCCCTCTGTgggcggcgggcggcgccgTCCCCGCGCCCGGCCCGCGGCTCCGCTCGGCTGGGGCGGAGAGGTGGAGGCTGCCCGCCTTTAATGCGGCCAGAAAGCCAACAGCATCCTCCGGAGTGCGCTTACAGTTCTGATTATCCTCCGGAGAGTGATAATTCCCAGTAGTTATCTGGTTGGCAGTTTTCCTCCTTTGGAAGCCTCAGCATTTCTAGAGCTGACTCAAGTTGCacaactggattttttttttttttttctcatctgtttATTCGAATTTCCCACCTCttcccccgcccccccccccccccccaacaaCGCTAATTGTGACTCTTCCCTCCCCAAACAGCTGAGGGTTATACCGGGAGCGGGGTCACGAAGCCCCGCGAGGTCAGCACCGTTCCGTCTTTCCCCACCGCCCCCGGAGCGTTTGCCGGGGATGGGATGAAGCTCCCGGCTCCTGTCTCCCCTGCGGCTGCCGAAGGCGGGGGCGGCCTGGGAGCTGCATGCCGACTGCTGGAGGGGCTGCGGGCTTGCCTGCTCGGACGGAGCGCTCTCGCCACTCCCAAAGTTTTTGGACAGGAGCGCAAGTGgcttccccccaaaaaagggaaaaccgAGAAGTCCTGAGGCCAGCTGAGAAACGCCGTGTTGTTTAAGTCAGAAAAGCTCCGGCGCGGCTGCGTGCCTCGGTGCCCAGCACTCCCCGAAGGCCGCTGCCTCAGCCTATTCGGCACCTGGGGGAGCAGGCTGATCGCCTTTCCCTCTCCGGCCAGCCACAGTGAGGTGGCCATTTCTCCCGCGGGAAGTTTCAGACAGAGAGGACGTGTACGGGTGGCCACTGCGCTACCGCACGGAGCCCTCGGAGGCTGCCCGGGTGTAGTGCGGGGCCCGGGCCGGGCGAGACGCCCCCACACCGCCCCCAGCCGCCGGGAGCCCCCGCGCCGGGTTTGGGAAGGAGCGGGAGCTTCATAATCCCGAGGTTTCGCTTGTCATGTGGACCGTGCTAGGAATGATCGTTTACGTCACCCtggcaggaaaataatttgtagtTTTTGTGTCATATTTTCATTGAGACCCACCCCAGCAGATGTATACCAGAAAATACCAGAGTGCAGGGAGAATAATAAAGAAGCTTAAGCTAAACGATTTGCCGTAATTGGGAATGCTTCGAGCTGATAAGAGTAAATTGGAAAGTACTAgattcctacttttttttttttttttttttaaatgatgacGGTACCCCAACCTGATAAATAAAGTCAATAAGAAAATTTGCATTGAATCGAATGGGAACTACAAAGAGTAATACTTCTTTTAGCACAACAACCGAGTGCCAGGATACATTTTCGTGCTACTTAAAAGGCTGCCAGAAGACGCCTTTTTTACACGTTTGCATAATccttcatcctcctccagtaaaaaaaaaaaaaaaaaaaagaaaaagaaaaagaaaagtcttgtttttgttattatttactTAGAATTAACAGAAGAATGGCAGAAATCTGTGAAGAAAGAACACTGAAAAGTTGGTATAATCTCGAGTTCAGCAAACTCAGAAATTCGCAGTTGCCAAAACAGATTAAAAGCGAACGGCAGCTTTACGGGGATTTGGCTTTGTCACAGAGACGTAGTTATGAAACACGCTGATTGGTATGCATGCctcattttttattccttttctgttttattctgaaaaaaaaaaaaggcactatTTTTAactaggtaaaaaaaaaaaaaaaaaaaaaaaaaaaggcgcccagagaaagggaagaagaaaattagtAGGGTGTGTGTACCCAAAACTGGCTCGTTCCTATGATTGTTATCGTTCCCGGCTCCTGTCATCCCTCCTTGCTGCTTTGGTTGAGTTTTTGATGGACTCTCTCTGAATCTGGAGCGGCCCCGAAGCCATCGCCGACAGCAGCGACTTGCGGAGCTGGGGCGGGGGCGCCGTGCGGGCTGAGGCTGCCCCCGCCCGCCGGCAGCCCCGCACCAGCCCTGGTCGCGGGGCTCGTTCGATCTCCGGCTAACTTTCATGGTATGACCATGTTTTTCCCAgccttttt
It encodes the following:
- the IRX1 gene encoding iroquois-class homeodomain protein IRX-1 gives rise to the protein MSFPQLGYPQYLSASQAVYGSDRPGVLAAAAAAAAAAAAASGRPAGAELGSGSAAVTSVLGMYASPYSAPNYSAFLPYTADLGLFSQMGSQYELKDNPGVHPATFAAHTAPGYYPYGQFQYGDPGRPKNATRESTSTLKAWLNEHRKNPYPTKGEKIMLAIITKMTLTQVSTWFANARRRLKKENKVTWGSRSKDQEDANLFGSDNEGDPEKNEDDEEIDLESIDIDKIDENDGEQSNEEEEEKPELLRQSSEEEHLEKEKDLALSGAEGLKPKDALAMVKEASDNSTRIISPGGPNNLQMPSHSKPKIWSLAETATSPDGALKSSPPPPPPPQVNHTSSQIQHPAFLPSHGLYTCQIGKFHNWTNGAFLTQSSLLNVRSFLGVNHHHAAHHNHHIQAQQQSSVLTATLGALSSEKPSERTSPKHIERENVPRTDSPTQPLKSPFQPVRDNSLAQQEGTPRILTALPSA